GTCTCTTGAACTCTCTTCGTGAACCAAATTGGTCCTACATTAATctaattcaaaatgaaggttCTCTTTAAGTGCTTTGAACATGATATGCCTTGTATCATGTACATTTTAACAACAGATCATTTTAATTATAGGGTAGAATACCTCATTTCGATTACTTAAGAGTGAATCGACATAAAATCTACCTATTTTAAATTGGGGCTTTATTGCTGCACATACTTCTTTCTTTGGATTGGTTTTCAATTTTGTCTCTTTCTGATGTCAAATAccattttgataaatttgagctcattattaaaaggaaaattGAATAATGTACATACATCTATATTCATCCAATCAAAGCATATTcggagcaagaaaaaaaaatgcagcggGAAGTGGTTGTCTCTATGGTAATGTTAGTAAACAGATTTTCCAAAAGTGACACAGAAGATTTGTTCACCTTTCACAAAAATCGTCTATGCCCACCAAAGAGTGAATGTAATGGCAAAATGAGATCATCACTGAATCACGCACACCCAAATTTATCTGAAATGGTGAAATACGTTTATACATTTGGTACCAAAGTTACTTGGGAAGCCATTTTCTGAGAGTACACTTTTGTGATACACtacattgtatgtataaataccaGATTGATTTCTGCAtattaattcattcaatataattttttggtGTTTCAACACCATATCTGAAGCATGAAGATGTTTAATACTAAACCTTTGCAAATATGCACAATTGCTATCACTGCCATATGTCTCACACCTACAAATTTCAAGCTAATTAATAAATgtaaacaattaaagaagaCAGCCTACTTTCATCTTCATAAAGCAATGAGTTGTTCTGAGGAAGTTTAATAAAGGACAAAAATAAAGGGTTTTCTGCAAAATGTAGTCAGGTAGTGTTATGTTTATGCTGCATATTTAATTAATGATGTATGCTGCGTACGGGAAGTCAACTTTGAACTTGGGTAAGCCTTCATGTTTCTCAAAGCCAATACACCGATATTTGACAGTTTCCCGCATTAATTTAAGATATAAAGCAACAAAATTCAAGATTAAACTTGAAACTGTGCAGTACCCTGGAGGAAATGTACGAGTAACCAGTAGCCATTAACCAAAATCAAAGTTCATATATCCTGATGCTAATACACAATCCCACTCTTGGCGAAATTCCCGGTAACTTCCATAGGTACTTGGAAGTTCAAGAGTAGGCCCACATGTATGTGCCACTGGTCGCCTGCCTGCACCTTCTAGAGACGTGAATTGAACCATTATTTTGGAAACGCTCATCACTTCAGATCCTGTCAGAAAATGCATTAATTTTTTCAATCCTTTCTTGTCTTGCCCCTTAATGTACTGCATGAGGAAACGCACCGAGTTTGACTCTTCCTGGTTGGATGGAATAGCTGAAAAGATCTCACAGACTTTCTTTGTTGTAGGTTGGAGCTCTTGGTATATGCTGAGAACTACCGAGGGGGTTGGAAGCTTGCTTAACAACTGAGGAGTCACAACTTCCCTCATACACTGCATCGCATAGCTCCCGTTCTGGATGATGACCTTGTGCGCCAACTGGAACATAAGTGCTAACGATTCCCCTTCTTTTGGTATGGTATGCCCACCTTCTCGGTCAAGGAGGTCAACGAGTGCTTCATGCTCTTCCTCTGTTGTGTTTCCAGACAGTGCAGACTGAACACAAGCTCGATCTCCATCATTAAGGTAAAGCTTGAAAGACTCCATCAAAGTGTCAGGCAGGACTGCATCTTCACCAAATAGCATGCCAATGACGAAAGCTGGTGCCATTCTAAGAGGGAAAATTTTGTGGTCTATGAATCCTTTCACAAGGATTCTTCCAACGGCTTTCCACTCTTCTGGCCCTAGTTCTGGGCACAAACCTGGAACTCTGAAATCTTCCCCATCAGcatacatttcaaaaaattgtttccaaAAGATTGTGTAAACATCTCTCGACACTCCTTCTGCATCAATTCCAAGTTCGTCCACAAACTCGAATTTTAGAGGGGATGTCATCATATCAGGTGCTTTGAAATTACACAGGAGTTCAGTTATAACAATGCATCTGTGCAGCTTTACCAATGAACGCTTTTCCAACTCTTCTCCCAGAATTTGTAGACCTTGTGTTAGTAGTGGTTCCTCAATAGCAAGACCTTCAGTTCTTGAGGGTGGAGCATTGCTAGTGCTCGGTTGCTCATGATCTGACTCCATTTCCTGCTCCTGTTCTAGTTGTGGTACTAATTCAAAGAGGGTTAGATCAATTACTGACTCAATGGCAGTATGGCTAATACCCGTTTCCGGAGTCAACGGAATCATTGGTAATGTTTCATCCAAGTCCTCATCTGCCTCATCAGGATAGAATGAGATGTCTTCGTCAGTGTCATTGGATGTCTTTTGActctttcccttcttctttgAGCAAATATATATCCGCAACATTTTTACTTCTGTCTCTAGGTACAGATCTTCTACATTACCCTCGGAAAATAGCTTTCCTCGAAAATCTTCCACATGGAAATAGAAATCATCCACATGACCTCTGAATGACATATTATCTGGAAAGAAAAGTCTCCTCCCCTCCTTGATGACATCGCCAGCTGTTGCATTTTTCCCCAACTTTAGATGCCTCGTTCCGCCACCCTTAGATGTTCGAATCTGCTTGTACTCCATACTGGCCACATCAAAGTCTTTCCACCCTATCTCCAccctcctttcctctttttctgcATTCCTgttaccaatatttttcttctgaGATTTCTTGATCTTAATTTTTAATCTGTCTACCATTGATGGCTTTGCTGCTTTTGGTGAACTAGTAGAGTATGATGGCCCTGATTCACACTTGCAAAATGTTACCACTGCTACCCGGTCTCCATATGCTGGGATGTACTGGGATGTTTCTTATCATCAAGCAATGGGATTATTTCCACATCAACCTAAtaagaacaaacaaaaagatAAAATCTTAGCTTTACTGAATATTGaattaacataaaataatatgatatgataGACACCTGGATATCTTCCCCAAATGTCAATATTGTGCACCACCCCCTGCAACCAATCAGAAGCGCACATTTTGGACTTGAGATTcaatttcaaccaatcagaagcacgcattttggacttgcgaatAATTTTTTTGAGGTGCAATATTGAATGTAGTTTTCCTAATTAAGTTCTTTCTTCCCCATCACAactcattgtttttttcttctccaaatTGGTGCTGTGCGAAAGGGTGGGTAGTGTCGCGTCACGTTGCGTGgaatgcccccaccccccctccaCCCCCGGTTTTGCCGAATGGGTGCATTAGGACTTTTCTattataatattgatatttgataataGGTCttctgataataaaaataatgatgatgatgataataataataatatttataattaatAGAAAGAGAGGAGTCTAaagcctccccctccccttcttaAATTCCCATAAAAAGTATCCCTTTATCTTAATAtttataattcattgattttattcataccttttttaaattcaaatctcaTGTGCCCCTCTGGGTTATCAAAGGGCATGGCCACAAATGATGTCAGTTCAGCATTCACTACAAATTTTGTTgggggagtggggggggggggtagacatttttttaattcgaaATTTAGTCCATAAATTACTGTTAAAAAGACATTTtatgttttgaatttttggaaaTAAAACCTCATTTGAACTGTTGAACTGAACTGTATATGTCTCTCTTCAAACCCTGCCTTAGTATCTTGTTAGATGTGTGCTTTGTCTtctgtgtgtgtgggtgtacaTGTGTCCAGGTGTGTTAGGGTGTGTGTGCATTTGTGTGTCTTTGACACAAGACTTGCACCCCAAGCATCACTTCTCCAACAGCATTTCATCACATTTCCAGCAGAT
This genomic interval from Lytechinus pictus isolate F3 Inbred chromosome 3, Lp3.0, whole genome shotgun sequence contains the following:
- the LOC135153622 gene encoding uncharacterized protein LOC135153622; this translates as MVDRLKIKIKKSQKKNIGNRNAEKEERRVEIGWKDFDVASMEYKQIRTSKGGGTRHLKLGKNATAGDVIKEGRRLFFPDNMSFRGHVDDFYFHVEDFRGKLFSEGNVEDLYLETEVKMLRIYICSKKKGKSQKTSNDTDEDISFYPDEADEDLDETLPMIPLTPETGISHTAIESVIDLTLFELVPQLEQEQEMESDHEQPSTSNAPPSRTEGLAIEEPLLTQGLQILGEELEKRSLVKLHRCIVITELLCNFKAPDMMTSPLKFEFVDELGIDAEGVSRDVYTIFWKQFFEMYADGEDFRVPGLCPELGPEEWKAVGRILVKGFIDHKIFPLRMAPAFVIGMLFGEDAVLPDTLMESFKLYLNDGDRACVQSALSGNTTEEEHEALVDLLDREGGHTIPKEGESLALMFQLAHKVIIQNGSYAMQCMREVVTPQLLSKLPTPSVVLSIYQELQPTTKKVCEIFSAIPSNQEESNSVRFLMQYIKGQDKKGLKKLMHFLTGSEVMSVSKIMVQFTSLEGAGRRPVAHTCGPTLELPSTYGSYREFRQEWDCVLASGYMNFDFG